Within Bradymonas sediminis, the genomic segment ATCGGCGTGTACCGCATCGAAGAGCTCATCGGGGCGGGCGGGTATTCGCGCGTGTACCGCGCGCTTGATAAAACCGTCGGGCGGATGGCCGCCATTAAGATCTTGCTGCCCAGCACCGGCGAAGACGGCTACTCGGAGCGGGTGATTCAGCGCTTCGAGCGCGAGGCGCGCATCGTCGCCAACCTGCGCGACCCTCACTCGGTGCTGCTCTACGAATACGGCCAGACCGACGACGGCCTCCTCTATATGATCTTCGAGTATATCGAAGGGCATACCCTCGAGGAGATGCGCCGCCAGCAATTCGCCCTGCCCGCCCTTCGCGTCATAAAGATCCTCGAGCAAATCCTATTAAGCCTGGAGGAAGCCCACGCGCTCGGGCTGATCCACCGCGATATTAAGCCCGCAAATATTATGGTCTTCGAGCATATCGGGCGCACCGACCAGGTAAAGGTGCTCGACTTCGGCGTCGGCAAGGCCTTCGGCACCCATCCCGAGGCATCGAACCTCACCCAAACCGGAATGCTCATCGGCACCCCGCGATATATGGCCCCGGAGCAATGGTCGACCGAGGGCGTAATCTCACCCCAAACCGACATCTATAGCCTGGGACTCGTCACCTACGAATTGATCACCGGGGTGCGCGCGATCACCGCCGTCGACCCGGTCCACATCATGACGGCACACCTGAATAGCGAGCCCATCGCCCTGCCATCGGATCTGGACATCCCCTCAGGGCTTCGTCATATCGTCAACACCATGCTCCACAAGGAGCGCGGCGCGCGCTACCGAACCGTGACCCAGATTCTGGCCGATCTTCTTCGCCTCAAACCGGTCGCCGCCGAATCAAGCACGATGTTGCTGAGTAAAGCGAAGTTGCGCGGGGACGTGGTCGAGCCGACGCTCGATCCAGCAGCGGACGCGCAACTTGTCGACGCGCCCAAAACGGAAACAGCCTCGACCAGAGAACCCGCCCCGATCGAAGCTCGGCCCGCCCACCGCGAGAGTGACACCGAGGCGATCGCGGTGCCCAAGCGCCGGTGCGCCAAGACCATACGTATCGAACCAGAAGCCCAGCGCACACTAACCTCGGCACGCCCACAGCTTCCCGAAGAAATGCGGCCGCCCGAGACTCCGACCCAACCGAAGCCCCCTAAGACCAAGACGCCCTCGGCTAGAGCCGCAGCGCGCGGAGCGCTGAAACCGGAGTCACCCAAATCCCCCCGACGAAAGCTTATCTACCTGGCCCTGGGACTGGCGGTCACAACCAGCGCGATCGCCTGCATCTTAGCGCTCATCGTGACCCTATCCGCAAAAGACGCCGGACCGGGCGCCGCCCCCACGCCCACCGACCCGGCCTCCGCGGGGTCGACACCCGAGAAGTTGGCCACGTCGGGCGAGGAGCAAGAGAAACCGACTCGCCCTGCGCTCGCTCCGAAGGTGGTGCATGACGATGGCGCCCCGGCCCCCACGCCCCCGGTCGCCCCTGCCGGTTCAGCACCAAAGCCGCCAGCGACGCCACCGAGCTTTGCCCCAGCACACCTGGAACAGCCTACACTTACGTCAGCGACACCGCCGGCGCCGCAACCAGCGCCCGAGACGGAGACGGAGACGAAAACGAGCGAGAACCGCCCACTCACCAAATCAACGCCGAGGGCTGAGCCGGAGTCGACGCAAAGAAAGGAGCGCGCCAAACAACCCAAACGCGCCAAGAAGAAGACGCCCAAAGAACCGAAATTACAAATATGGGGGATCGAATGATGCGGATATCGCAACTAAGAATAGCGATCGTCGCGACGATACTATTGCTGGCATCGAGCCATCCAGCCCTCGCCGGAGGCCCATCCACACCCGATGACCCGGCGAAGATCGTCGCCGCGCAGAAACACTTCGACGAAGGGGTCGCGGCCTATCAAAGAGAAGCCTATGACGTGGCGCTGGAGGAATTTCGACAGGCCTATGATCAGGTGCCGGCCGCGGTCTTTCTCTACAATGCCGCGCGCATGGCCGAGAAACTGGAGCGCCTGGACGAATCACTCAAACTCGCCGAGCTCGCCCACTTCCAAATCGAGCGCCCCCTGCCACCGCCGCTGGTCGAGAAAACAAACGAGCTCATCGAACGCCTCAACCACTCACTTGCGAAGGCGGATGCAAAGCGGAAGAAAAATATCGCCATGAAATACACCCCTAAACCCATGGCGCAAGCGCCAACTCCGGCAGCGTCCGCCGCCGACACGGAGCGTGCCGGGCACGCCAGCGGGTGGTCGGCGCTAGGTTACTCCGGCGCGGGGATCGCGGTGGTGGGCATCGGCCTCATCGGCGCTGCGACCTATCTGGGCGCCGACGCGAGCGCGCAGCTCGACGAGCTGGCCACCGTCACCAGCGCCACCGACTACAACGAGCGGCGCGCCAATATCGAATCGCAACAATCAATGGGACAGGGATTTTTATATTCGGGGATCGCGACGGTCGCCCTCGGCGGCGCGTTCATCGCCTGGGACTTAATGAGCCCGACCGAGCGCCCATCGCGGGAGCCGAGCACGTCGGGAAACGTGTCGATCAGCGGGGTGTCTGCGAGCATCTCGGCCGACTCAACGTCGGCCGGCATCATGCTGCGCGGGGTCTATTAAAGCACCTTCAGTGAAATCGATTCTGCGCAGCCTGAAGGCCTTCGGCCAGGAAGAGCTCCGTGGCATCGCAGGCCCGCTCGATGAGGTCATCCACATCGGGGGCCTCAGCGCCGGTAAAACGACCCAGCACGAAGTCGGAAACATCACCGTGCTCCGGGCGTCCGATACCGAGGCGCACACGCTTAAAATCGCGGGTAGACATACGCGATGCAATATCACGCAACCCATTATGGCCGCCGTGGCCGCCCCCGTCTTTTAAGCGCAATTTGCCCAGATCCAGATCGATTTCGTCGTGCAAAACCAAAATATTCTCGGGCGACACCTTATAAAAGCGTGCCACACCGAGAACAGATCCTCCGGAGCGGTTCATATAGGTCTGGGGCTCGAGCAGCACGACGTCTTGGTCGGCTACTCGGCCCATCCCATAAATACCGTCAAACTTCTGAGTCGATAATCCTATCGCGTAGCGATCGGCCAGACGCTCCAGGGCCATGAACCCGATATTATGTCGAGTTCGTGCGTATTTGGCACCTGGATTACCCAATCCAACGATAAGATAGCGACTCATAATAAGGCCTACAAAGGGTCAAACGCGGAATCAGGCTTCTGCGCCTTCTGCTGCCCCCTCTGCTGCGCCTTCAGCTGCCTCGTCCTCATCCTCATCGACATCATCGAGACCGACGACGTTCTGACGCGGCATCATGACGCGAGCAACCGCGAAGTCGGTGACGTAGACCGGCTCGACGCCTTCGCCGAACTCGAGGTCGCTGGCCATACGAACATCGTTGGGTCCCATCGGGCTCACGTCGAGCTCGATCGCGACCGGGATGTTCAGCACGGAGCAACGGACTTTGATCTCAGGAGCGATCAAACGAAGTCGACCACCGGAGCGCTCGCCTTTCGCACGACCAGTCGTGACGATCGGAACCTTGACTTCGACAGGCTGTCCGTCCGGAACAACCAGGAAGTCGGCGTGCAGGAGAGCGCGCGACAGCGGCGCAACCTGGTAATCATGCAGAACCACGTTCTTGAAGGTAAGGCCTTCGCCTTCGACGTCGACCTGGAAAACGGTGTTGAGACCATGCGGTCCGTCAATCGCGTCGAGCAGCGTGGTGCGGTTGATCGAAAGGGTCATCGAATCGATACCAGGACCATAGCAGGCCACCGGAAGACGTCCAGCAGCGCGCAGACGACGTGAAGATCCTTTTCCACTTTCAGTGCGGCGCTCGGCGAGCAAAGTCGGGTGTGTTTGAGCTTCCATCAGCTTTCTCCATGTGCAGCCGGCGTTCGCGTCGACAATGCGATGCAAGCGAGCCGAAAATACAAATCAATCGATTGGAATGGCAGTCTTAAATGTTTAAGCCACGTTTCACATGCCAAGGCATGCTATTCCGCGGGTGCGAGTGGATAAATCATGCGCCCCTATAAGTAAAGAGCGAATTATCCCGTACTGACGACAAAGCATCGCCCCGGCCTCTTTTTATGTAGAGACCGGGGCGAGTACGTGAAACGATTGGTTGCCGTCGGGTATTCGGGTGCTAGGGATCGAACCTAGGATGACGGGATCAAAACCCGCTGCCTTGCCGCTTGGCTACACCCGATTAATAAGGGCCTTTAACCCTTCGTCGACGCTTGGCACAAAATGCTTTGTCCCAATCGACGCCGATGATGTAGCATGAGGTTTTCGATAATGTCAACACGTTTTTGTGTTTTTGCCCTCAAAAATTCGACCCGCAATTTTTTGCCCAACAATTTGCAAAAAACACTTGCACGCGGCCTAAAAGCTATGCTAATAGTCTCCGCCTTGATTGGGCGTATAGCTCAGCGGGAGAGCGCTTCCCTCACACGGAAGAAGTCCCTGGTTCGATCCCAGGTACGCCCACTATAGAGAACCCCGGAAGATTCCATATCTTCCGGGGTTTTTCTGTTTCCACCGCTCACGCCCCCGCGTCTCACAGCGCCCGCGCGAGGGTCTCGCGAATCGACCCTGCGTCGAGCACGCCGGCGGCGATCTCCGGGGCTACCGCCGCTAGCACGCGTGTCCAGCGTTCGGCCTCGCTCAGGGGCTCGCGCGCGTCGAGGATTCCCTGGGCTTCGAAATACTCCGCGAGCTCCAGGCGCTTCGCAGATTGAAAGCGCTTTATCTCGCCGGCGATCAGCCCCTCCAATAACTTGGTCGCGTCCCCACCGTAGTTTTCATTCAATTCAGCGACCGCGTCGATGAAATTGTCGCTGACCGCGCCCGAGTCTTCGAGATCCGCGCGGGTGACGCGCTTTCCACGGCCGACCGACCACGCCTCAAAATACGCGCCCAGTGCCTTGGCCCGTGCTTCGATCCGCGTATAGCTTGCCGCCGACACCCCGACCGCCGCTAGCGCCCCGCTTCGTTGTAGGTTTTTTAGCGCGCCCCACCGGACGATATCGGCGCGAAGCATCTGCTCAAGCTCACGCGGATCGCTGGTCAGGTACCACAAATGGGTATGACCAATGGGCGTCATCGGGTTGAGCGCCCCTCGAATGTTGAGCACATCTTTATATTGGGGGTGAGAAAGGCCCTCGGCGCTGGGAACCTCTATCTTTTCAAACGCGGGGGCGTTGGGCGCGCCATCGTCGCGGCCGGCCACAGGTTCGGCCCTAAAATCCGGCGCCCCGGTGATCGCGCCGAGATCGATAAACTCGCACGCCACGGCGCCCGCCGCGCCGACCTGGCGCCACTTCTCAACTTCGTCCTTCTGGGCGGTCAAATAGAAGATCTGGCGCCCATCGGCGGCGATCTGCACGAGGGCGTCGATGATCGCGCGGGCGCGGGCGTCGTCGCTATTTGCCAGGGTCTCGTCGAGGACCAGCGGCAATTTGGCGCCCCGCTCTAGCTGCTCAACGAACGCGACGCGCACCGCCAATAATAATTGTACGCGGGTGCCGCTGGAGAGCTCATCGAGGCTCTGCCCGACCTCATTGAGCATATCGAAGGCGCGAAACTGCGCGCCCTCACCCTCGTCGAGGTCCAGCCGGTAGCGCCCGTGGGTGATGCGGGCGAAGAGTTCGCGGGCGCGCCGAAATACCGCGGGGCGCGTGGCGTCGCGGGTCTCACGCTGCAAGAAGTCGGAGAGCACCGCGCCGGCGACGCTGCGGCTATTCGCGGCGAGATCTTCTGCCAACGCGTCGAGGGCCGCGTGATAGTCGGCGCGCCTTTGCTCAAGGGCGGTCGATTTTTTGGCGTCCTCGACGCGCGCCTCGATCCGCGCGATCTGGCTCATCACTGCGTCTCTTTGGGCCGCGGGGCCCGACAGCTCAACGATCTCCTGGGCCAGACGCCCGGGGCCGCCCTCGAGCAGGTCGGGTGCATAGCCGGGCTGGGCCTCCAGACGCGTGCGCACATTCCGAAGGCGCGCGTGGGCGGCGAGTGATTCCTCCCGAGCAGCTTCGTAATCAGCGCGCTGCGCGCAAAGTGCGTCGATCGCCCGCCCCATATCGGCATCATTGATATCGGGCGCGGCGCCGGATTCCGCGATCAGTTGAAGCCGCGCAAGCAGAACCTTCGATTCATCGAGCGCCTGCGATCGCCTCTCTCGCTGCTCAATCAACGCGTCCTGCATATTCTTGCGCTCGCGCAGATCTTGCCCCAATGCCCGCGCGCCCTTCTCAAGGGCGCGGGTCTGCGCCTGGGCGCTGGCAAGATCCGGTGCGTCCGCGACCTCAGCGGGCAAATAGGGGCGAATCGCTGCGTGGAAGTCTTCAAGATTCTGCTCAAATGATGCGCTCTTTTGCCCGAATACAGCCGCACTCGCGCTGGCCTGCATGCGCGCCCGCTGCCAGGCTTCGATATGCGAGATGAGCCAGGCCAATTCAGCTGCTTCGTCGCCAAAGCCTAAGATATATTGCCCGCCAAAATGCAGGTCTAGATTCAGCCCAACACGCGCGGCCAGCGCGTCGCGCTCCTGGTGAAGCGCGCGCTGCTTCTGCTCGGTGGCCTGAAATGCCTCCATCTCTTGGGACCAGCGCGACGCCTTCTCAACATCGTTGGTGGCGCTCGCGATGAGCTGCTCGATCTCATCGAGCCGCTGCTCGACCGCGTCTGGTCCCCAGGCTTCGGGGGCGGCAAGCCCCGAGCGCTCAAACGCGCGCCGGTGCGTCTCGCGTTGGCGCCGCTGCTCCAGGGCACCGCGATCTTGCGCGCGAAGTGAACTCAGCACCCGCGACGCCGCGCCGAAAAGCCCGCCAAATATGAGCGCCGCGACCAGCAAGACCGGCCACGCGGAGTGCCCGCCATACACCCAGACAATGCACGCGATCGCCGCCAGGATCGTCGCGATAAGCGACACGATGCGCCCGACCTGCGCCCACTTTCGCGCGTCCTGAGTCGCCGGCCCCTGGGAACCATCGCCCCGACCGCGCAGCCACGCCCGAAGTTGGCGCGCCGCGTCGCGCAGACTCTCGAGGCGCGCAGCGTCAGCCCCGTTCGCGCCGGTGAGGATCCCGCGCAGCTTCTTATACGCCCACACCTCCCCCGCCACGCGATCGAAGCGCCGGGCCAGGTCGCTAAACGCTCTCAGGTCTTCGGCTGAAATGGTGTCGAGCGAAGATGGCTCGACCGTCGCGCTGATTAGGCGCCACGCCTCGTCGGCCTTCGCCTGGGCCTCGATAACCTCGGCCTGGGCCGCCGCGCGCTCGCTCGCCACGCGCTCGATCTCGCGCAGATACCCGTCGAGCGTTGGCACGACGCTATCGAGGATCTTCGCCTCGACATCCGCCGCCTCAAGCGTCGGGCGCGACAACGGGCTCTTCGCGACCCGCTCACTCAACGCGTTATAGCGGCGCATCGTGCTATCTTCTGCCGCGTCCGCCTCGCGCACCCGCGCGCGCAGCGCGTCCAACCGTTCGGCCTCATCGCCGCGAACCTGCGCCATGGCCTCCGGAAACACCAACAGCCGCTCCCGGGCCGCCACGCTGAGCGCCTCGGCTTCGCCAAATTCGACCGCAACCCGAAGCAACGCGATACGCTGCTGGGCGGCGTCTGCGACCGCCAAGCGCCGCCGCAGCTCCGACAATCGCCCCGCCTCGCGACGAAGTTCGTCCTGGGCATCCTGTGCCTCGCCCAGTCGCGCGCGGACTTTCTCGACCTTTCGATTATTCGCCCGCTTCGAATACGAATAGCCGAGCGCGCTCGCCGCCGCCGCGACATCATAGCCCCCGGCCGATTCGCGGGCGATAAACGCCGCAAAGCCCTCGTCTTTTCCGTCGAGCAGATCCCGAAGCCCCAGATAATAACGATCGCGCGACTCCTGCGGCGCCAGCCCGGGCCCGTGGCCCCGATCCCGGCCATTTAGCTGGTAGCGAACCCGCCCGGCGTCAAAGTCCACGCGCCAATCAGCACCCGCGAGCCGAAATTGCCCGGCAACCTCGGCGCGCCCGAGCGTAGGATCCTGGGGCCACAGGAGCGTCATAATCGCCTGGGCGAGCGTGGTCTTCCCGGCCGCGTTGGGCCCGTAGATGATATTGATGCCCGCGCATAACCCGTTGATCTCAAAGCGAGAAGAGCGAAACGACCGCGCGCGATAGATCGCGATCTTCTCGAATACAAGGCCGGGCGCATGCTCCGACTGCCCCGGGATGCGGGTCCCCAATGCCTCGGTCATTTGCGCCCCCCTTTGCCCACCGATGGATGCGCGTCGGCGCCATATTTTTGGGATAAAAGCTCCTCCAACAGGCGCACGCCTTCCACCTGCACGAGGCGATGCGCGGCGGCGTCGTCAACCTCAGCGCTCGCGATTTGCTCCGAGAGCAACGGGCCAAACGCGTTGGCGCGATGCACCTGCGAGATTTCGTGACGCAGTTTCGCAAAGAGCGGCTGGAATTGCGCGCTCACCTCGCCCGCCTCAAGCTCAACCAACAGGCGCGCGAGCAGCGCGGGCGGGTCATTGCCGCGCGCGATCTCCCGAAGGTCAAGGGCGGGACGCGTGTGAATTTCGATCTTTTCGACCCGCGCCATGATATCGTCGACGGGCAACTCGAAGTCCTCGACCACCCGCGCGCAAAGCCGCTCGATCTCGGCCCGATAGGGGGTACTCCCCACCAATTTAAGCCGGATCATCGCGCGCTCGGGCAAATACCCGGAGCCCGCGGACGCCCTCGCCTCCCGAATCCATCCGTGCAATTCGCCACGAATCGCGTCCATCATCAACTTCTCAAAATCATCCACGCCCTGCATTGGGCCCAGGTCGACCTCGACGCCGGCATAGCGCACCGACGCCAACGCGACCTGATAGGCACGCGCGGGGCGATCGGGCGAGACCTCGACGATCCACGGGCCATGCACGCCGGGCTCTCCCGGGTCCAGTGGCTGCGGTGAGCCGGGATATAGCACAAGACTTCCGCCGCTCGTCCGGGTTTCGGTCGGTCGATGAATATGCCCCAGGAGCCAGGCCGAAAACCCGTAAGCCCCCAACTCGCTGCTCATCACCGGCGCGTAGCGACTCGCCCGCTGGTCGAGATCGGCGTGAAGAATCCCAATCGTTGGCGTCCCAACGGACGCCAGGCCGGCAAACCCCTCCAGCGGAGACTGTGGATAATGCTGACGCGGAAAGGACCAGCCCACCAGGCGCAAGATGGGTTTTCCGTCACGCTCAAAAACCCGCGACTCCCAACTTCCCCCTCGCCCCAAAAGATAAAACATCCCGGAGTCGACCGCATCGGCGACTCGCGGAAGCACGTCGAAGTCATGGTTTCCAGAAACCGCGAAGGTCGGAATTCCGGCCTGGCCAAGGCGCCGAAGCCCTTGCTCAAGCGGGCCGATCGCCTCGAAAAATCGATTCTCCCGATCCACGACATCGCCGGTGAGCACGACCAGGTCGACCGCCTCGTCGATCGCGCACTCCACGGTACGCGCCCAGATATGCGCCACCGATAAGTTCGACGGGTTCCCATCAACACGGCTGGGATACCGGCCAAGATGCAGGTCTCCAGCGCATAGAATTTTGACGAGACCCTCGGGCATACACAACTCCAGCTACAGCGCACCTGATTGACGCGGCGATTCTATGGGCTGCGTCGCTTATTTCAAAGCAGGCAATCGACGCAGCGAGGACGCGAGCGCCCCCAAAGCCACCCCATACGATCACTCCGGCGGCGCGACGTCGCTCCACAACAAAAAGCTCGCCGGCGGATTCCTCCGCCGGCGAGCATGAATGATGTCCTCTTTGCCGACTAAACGGCGACAGCCCCTCGTGATTAGAGCTTATAATTATAGCCAACGAGGAAGCTAAATCCGGTGTTCATCACCTCAAGACCGCCGTCCATATCAGACGCTTTATTGCTCTGGGTAAGCGAGCGGTCATAACGCAGGTCCAAGCTCAGCGCCCCGGGACCGGTGGCGAAGTCAACGCCCACGCCGGCAGCCACGCCGATATCGAGCCTTTCGACATCCTCCGCGTCGATATCCTTGGTGTCATCGCCGGCCTTGGTGCTCCCCGACAGGAAATAGCCAAACGTCGGGCCGACCAGCACCTTGGGCGTCACGGAGCCGCCCACCGGCAGCGCGAGGCGCGCGAGGACCGGGACCTGCAAATAGTTCGTGGTCGCCGTCGACTCGATATTGAACGGACCGGCCTCCGCCTTAAGCGTGGCGCCGTATTGCTTGAAAAGAATCTCGGGCTGAATGCCCAGGAAGGGGTTAAACTCGACCACCGCGCGCAGACCGCCACCGAAGCCCAGCGTGGACTCGGTATGGTCAGCGAACTCATCAGCGACGTCGCTATCGTCGGCAGAATACGCATGGGAGCTATAATTTAGCATCCCCACCACGCCGATCTGAGCGCCCCCGGAATTTGAGCGACTGGAGGTGACATCCTGAGCAAAGGCGTTGGCGCCAGCAAGCGTAATCAGCGAAGCGGCAAGACACATCGTAACTTTACGCATTTTACAAATCCCTCTTATAAAAACAGCTGAATACAAAAACAGAACTCGTTGGACACCCAAAACGCCGGTGCCTCACGCTTAGCAACAATCTTTCGCGCGGTTTATTCGATTATTTTACAAATAATTCGGATACCATCCAGGCGCCGCGCTCGTCGGCGCCGGACTTTTGGTGAAAAAAGAGGCGGCAATTCGGCACAAAAAAGCCCGCCCCGCGCATCATGCGCGGGGCGGGCTTTTTTGCGTCGCGGTCAAGACCTTAACGCGTGGCGCGTGACGCGTGACGCGCCGGGATGATTAGAAGGTCACTTCAATCGTCCACTCGTTAAGCGTACCAGCGTCGTATTTCGACTCGTCCCACATATAAAGTTCGTAGGTTCCCTGAGCCTCAAGGCCCTGGAACTCCTCGACGACATAGGTGCGTTTCTCGAAGGCGCCGGAGGTGTTGCTCGCCTCCTCAAGGATGACGATATCGCTACCGTTGGGGTGGACGAGCATCAGGTCCAGGTCGCCCTGGTAGGCGTGCGTGATGTCGACCGTCACGGTGAACTCGGAGATGGCGCCGAAGTCTTCGACGTCGATGGTGCTGACGGCGCCGTTGGAGTCGTTGTCCGGAATCTCGAGCGCTTCGGAGTTCGTGTAGGTCTTGGTGTTGCTGTCTTCCTGACACGCTGCGCTCTCGGCGCACACGTCGTCCTCGCAGTCTGCGAAGCCGTTGCCGTCATTGTCGATGCCGTCGCCGCAAATCTCGACCTTCGGCTCGATTTCGGGCAGGTCGGCGACGCGACCGGAGCCGTATTCGGCGACATATTTCTGCGAGATATAGCCGTAGCCGTCTCCGTTGGGGTTCTCGCTGCCGAAGCTGCCGGTGCCCCAGCTATTCTTGAAGATGAAGAAGCCCTTCTCCACCATCGGCTCGCCGTTCTCGTCGAGCATCACTTTGCCGTCTTTGTCGAGACGCTCGACTTCGAGGGTGTCGTCCCAACCGACCAGAAGGATCGAGTGACCCGCGCGGTTCTTGAGGCTCTCGCGGCGGTCATCTTCGTTCGGATACAGCACATACCCTTTGCGCGAGTAGCCGCTGTTGACCTTGAGCGGCGACGCGCCGTGGTTCCACGACTGATAGAAGAAATCCAGCCCGACGATGACCGCCTGGCCCTTCTGGGTCATGAACGCTTTGATATCGTCGGTGCGCGTGGACAGCCAGCGACCGGTCGGAAGCGTGAACTTCTCGGCTTCTGCGGCCTCGGCCGGCGGCTCACCGTTGGTGTAGCAACGCGTGGGGCGCTTGTCCCCGGTGCACTCGGGGTCATTGCTGGTCGACCAGGCGCGCGACTCATAGGGCCACACATCCTCTTCGACCACGCCGAATCGGCTGATCGCCTCAAGGTTTTTGGCGCCGGTGGAGCCTTCCGTATTCCGGAACGATCCGACCTCGAATTTCGCCGACCACTGCAGATATTGCTCCGAGAAGTCCGGCGTCAGATAGGTGCCCTCTTTAATATAGAGATGCTCCATCAGGCCGATGGTCGAGAAGACCGAGCAAACGCCACGGCCGCCCTGGTTTTGCACCGGCGACTGCAGGACCACCAGATCTTCAAATTTCGGCGGATAGACCGCGTCCGCCTTTCCCTCGGTGGGCAGCTCGCTATTGTCCGGCGCGCCTTGCAGCAGCGTGTCGCGCGGGGTCAGCGGCGGGGCAATGATCCCTTCCTGGTCGACGACATTGTTGTCGACCGAATCGTCGGCGCAGGCACCCAGCGACAGAGCGAGCGCCAAGCCAAGGAAATAAAAACGGTTATTGAAGTTCATGGGTTCTCCCTAAATGGGCTATATTAAACTAAAAAGTAGGT encodes:
- a CDS encoding proprotein convertase P-domain-containing protein; translation: MNFNNRFYFLGLALALSLGACADDSVDNNVVDQEGIIAPPLTPRDTLLQGAPDNSELPTEGKADAVYPPKFEDLVVLQSPVQNQGGRGVCSVFSTIGLMEHLYIKEGTYLTPDFSEQYLQWSAKFEVGSFRNTEGSTGAKNLEAISRFGVVEEDVWPYESRAWSTSNDPECTGDKRPTRCYTNGEPPAEAAEAEKFTLPTGRWLSTRTDDIKAFMTQKGQAVIVGLDFFYQSWNHGASPLKVNSGYSRKGYVLYPNEDDRRESLKNRAGHSILLVGWDDTLEVERLDKDGKVMLDENGEPMVEKGFFIFKNSWGTGSFGSENPNGDGYGYISQKYVAEYGSGRVADLPEIEPKVEICGDGIDNDGNGFADCEDDVCAESAACQEDSNTKTYTNSEALEIPDNDSNGAVSTIDVEDFGAISEFTVTVDITHAYQGDLDLMLVHPNGSDIVILEEASNTSGAFEKRTYVVEEFQGLEAQGTYELYMWDESKYDAGTLNEWTIEVTF